The Triticum aestivum cultivar Chinese Spring chromosome 7B, IWGSC CS RefSeq v2.1, whole genome shotgun sequence genome window below encodes:
- the LOC123161524 gene encoding RING-H2 finger protein ATL8: protein MRAPASLLHRVALAKTGPGEPSSSPMSMKAPENQQTAPVMAVNSDMVLILASLLCALVCVLGLALVSRCTWRRRRSPSSSDHAPPAPKGLKKKAIHALPTVSFAANGASPTPATCSSSECAICLAEFTEGEALRVLPRCGHGFHVACVDAWLRTCATCPSCRAPILATPAQPPATTTVVVVVAANNRCGRCGELAAPTGGGDDTFLP, encoded by the coding sequence ATGCGCGCTCCGGCGAGCCTCCTGCACCGCGTCGCTCTCGCCAAGACTGGTCCGGGCGAGCCATCGTCGTCGCCGATGAGTATGAAGGCTCCTGAGAACCAGCAGACGGCTCCTGTGATGGCAGTGAACTCAGACATGGTGCTCATCCTAGCGTCGTTGCTATGTGCGCTCGTCTGCGTCCTTGGCCTCGCCCTAGTCTCCCGGTGCACATGGCGACGCCGCCGCTCGCCCTCATCCTCCGACCACGCTCCTCCAGCCCCAAAGGGCCTCAAGAAGAAGGCCATCCACGCGCTCCCAACCGTCTCCTTCGCCGCCAACGGGGCTTCTCCGACGCCGGCGACATGCTCGTCGTCAGAGTGTGCGATCTGCCTGGCGGAGTTCACGGAGGGGGAGGCCCTGCGTGTGCTCCCACGGTGCGGCCACGGCTTCCATGTCGCATGCGTCGACGCCTGGCTCCGGACATGTGCCACATGCCCCTCGTGCCGTGCCCCCATCCTTGCCACGCCCGCGCAGCCGCCGGCGACGACAacggtggtggtcgtggtggcggCAAACAATAGGTGCGGGAGGTGCGGCGAGCTGGCGGCGCCGACCGGTGGTGGCGATGACACGTTTTTACCTTAG